One genomic window of Procambarus clarkii isolate CNS0578487 chromosome 43, FALCON_Pclarkii_2.0, whole genome shotgun sequence includes the following:
- the LOC138373632 gene encoding UPF0430 protein CG31712-like, protein MWTLQRSNKEPDKKWRLNKESKYASLLRSGHSKKNKENEVRDTVINYRTLDRLHDRMMDRFIDPRADPRLLSDPRFDPRFVDPRVVDPRVLGSRVGESRLFGLLDSRSDPRLDARLMELDQEVEEGVESLGKQRFEPEFIRPRMEPEYMRPRVEHEFRPRMEPDIKPRIEEEFKSRMEPDFKSRMEPDYKSKIEPELKPRMEPDPKSRTDPDFKPRVDTELKLRTESRIEGRSEPSVRDSGPREPSRDRAGDLRERLERMEARLARKEPEGRERYVERYLEQVAREQEQDRSVCTLFISSSRRVPLAATPEEFFDRLL, encoded by the coding sequence CCTGAACAAGGAGAGCAAGTACGCATCGCTGCTGCGGTCTGGCCACAGCAAGAAGAACAAGGAGAACGAGGTCCGCGACACTGTCATCAACTACCGGACTCTGGACCGCCTCCACGACCGTATGATGGACCGATTCATCGACCCGCGGGCCGACCCCAGACTCTTGTCGGATCCCCGCTTCGACCCCAGGTTCGTCGACCCCAGGGTTGTGGACCCCAGAGTGCTGGGGTCCAGGGTGGGTGAATCCAGGTTATTCGGCCTTCTGGATTCCAGGTCGGATCCGAGACTGGATGCTAGGCTGATGGAGCTCGACCAGGAAGTCGAGGAAGGCGTCGAATCTTTGGGTAAACAACGCTTCGAACCCGAGTTTATCAGACCTCGCATGGAACCCGAATACATGAGGCCTCGTGTGGAACACGAATTCAGGCCTCGTATGGAACCGGATATCAAGCCACGCATTGAAGAAGAATTTAAGTCTCGAATGGAACCAGACTTCAAATCCAGAATGGAGCCAGATTACAAATCTAAAATTGAACCTGAATTAAAGCCCCGAATGGAACCGGATCCCAAGTcccgaacggatccagacttcaagCCTCGTGTTGACACCGAACTGAAACTTCGAACAGAGTCCCGAATAGAAGGTCGCTCGGAGCCTTCCGTGCGCGACTCGGGGCCGCGAGAGCCTAGTCGCGATCGTGCGGGCGACTTGCGCGAGCGACTGGAGCGGATGGAGGCTCGCTTGGCCCGCAAGGAACCGGAGGGTCGCGAACGCTACGTGGAACGCTACTTGGAGCAGGTCGCCCGCGAGCAGGAGCAAGACAGGTCAGTGTGTACTCTTTTTATTAGTTCCTCTAGAAGGGTTCCTTTAGCGGCTACTCCAGAGGAGTTCTTTGACAGGCTCCTGTAG